One window of Oscillibacter hominis genomic DNA carries:
- a CDS encoding heavy-metal-associated domain-containing protein: protein MKIINVPDMMCENCVSRITKALTDADLKFTVSLADKTVAIDGCDQCLQTALSELEDLGFTPEAAK from the coding sequence ATGAAAATTATCAACGTCCCCGACATGATGTGCGAAAATTGTGTCAGCCGCATCACCAAGGCCCTGACCGACGCGGATTTGAAGTTCACCGTCAGCCTGGCCGATAAGACCGTCGCCATTGACGGCTGCGACCAGTGCCTTCAGACCGCCCTGAGTGAGTTGGAGGACCTGGGCTTTACCCCGGAAGCGGCCAAATAG
- a CDS encoding alanine/glycine:cation symporter family protein has product MEVLEQIVKTLNTWLWDKNILLILLCGSGIYFTIRLRFIQVRRFRAGWKRLFGGFSLRGKKAGDDGMSSFQALTTAIAAQVGTGNIAGAATAIASGGPGAIFWMWVSAFFGMATIYGEAVLAQKYKTVVDGAVTGGPIYYIRAAFKGKFGKFLAGFFSVAIILALGFMGNMVQSNSIGESFQAAFHVKPLYVGIVLAVVAAFIFLGGVKRIASFTEKVVPIMAALYISGCVVILFINHAALLDSIRQIFVMAFNPQAMGGGVLGITIQKAMRFGVARGLFSNEAGMGSTPHAHALAKVKKPQDQGEVAMMGVFIDTFVILTLTALVIISSGAVSSGETGSVLAQMAFDRAFGSFGMIFIAICMLFFAFSTIVGWYFFGETNVKALFGKAGVKVYALVVVVCIVLGSALKVDLVWNMSDMFNGLMVAPNLLALLALSGTVAKIAKGEDTELFSRR; this is encoded by the coding sequence ATGGAAGTATTGGAGCAAATTGTAAAGACACTGAATACTTGGCTTTGGGACAAAAACATCCTTCTAATTCTGCTGTGCGGCAGCGGCATCTATTTCACCATCCGCCTGCGCTTCATCCAGGTGCGCAGGTTCCGCGCGGGCTGGAAGCGGCTGTTCGGCGGCTTCAGCCTCCGGGGAAAGAAGGCGGGGGACGACGGGATGAGCTCGTTCCAGGCGCTGACCACGGCAATCGCGGCCCAAGTGGGAACCGGAAACATTGCCGGCGCGGCCACGGCCATCGCCTCCGGCGGACCGGGCGCGATCTTCTGGATGTGGGTCTCTGCGTTTTTTGGCATGGCCACGATTTACGGCGAGGCGGTTTTGGCACAAAAGTATAAGACTGTGGTGGACGGCGCGGTCACCGGCGGCCCCATCTATTATATCCGCGCCGCCTTCAAGGGGAAGTTCGGCAAGTTCCTGGCCGGCTTTTTCTCCGTGGCCATCATCCTGGCCCTGGGCTTTATGGGCAATATGGTGCAGTCCAACTCCATCGGAGAATCCTTTCAGGCTGCGTTCCACGTGAAGCCGCTGTACGTGGGTATTGTGCTGGCCGTGGTCGCCGCATTCATATTCCTGGGCGGCGTCAAGCGCATTGCCTCCTTCACCGAGAAGGTGGTGCCCATTATGGCCGCGCTCTACATCTCCGGCTGCGTGGTGATTTTGTTCATCAACCACGCCGCGCTGCTGGACTCCATCCGGCAGATTTTTGTCATGGCCTTCAACCCCCAGGCCATGGGCGGCGGCGTCTTGGGCATCACCATCCAGAAGGCCATGCGCTTTGGCGTGGCAAGAGGGCTCTTTTCCAACGAGGCGGGCATGGGCTCCACGCCCCACGCCCACGCGCTGGCCAAGGTGAAAAAGCCTCAGGACCAGGGCGAGGTGGCCATGATGGGCGTGTTCATTGACACCTTTGTCATCCTGACGCTGACGGCGCTGGTCATCATCTCCTCCGGCGCGGTCTCCTCCGGTGAAACCGGTTCCGTTCTGGCTCAGATGGCCTTTGACCGGGCATTTGGCAGCTTTGGCATGATCTTCATCGCCATCTGCATGCTGTTTTTCGCCTTCTCCACCATTGTGGGCTGGTACTTCTTCGGCGAGACCAACGTCAAGGCGCTGTTCGGCAAAGCAGGCGTCAAGGTCTATGCACTGGTCGTGGTGGTCTGCATTGTGCTTGGCTCCGCCCTGAAGGTGGACCTGGTGTGGAATATGTCCGACATGTTCAACGGCCTGATGGTGGCGCCCAACCTGCTGGCTCTGCTGGCCCTGTCCGGCACGGTCGCCAAGATCGCAAAGGGTGAAGACACGGAGCTGTTCTCCCGCAGATAA
- a CDS encoding heavy metal translocating P-type ATPase, with amino-acid sequence MREEQYRIEGMHCAACSSSVERVTRKLPGVERSDVNLTTELMTISYDESQVSPEQIIAKVEKAGFVCRPKEKEQAEASVEEEADPLQAKRQNLIGAAVTTVVLLYVSMGQMLPTPLPLPDILSMVTHPVNFAMAQLILTIPVMWFGRDFLIGGFKALFHLNPNMDSLVAIGSTCSFLYSLVMTFLISDIPHHVHHLYYESAAVVLTLIMLGKFLESRSVQKTKGAITALMELSPDVAVLAQTGETVPTDSLKAGDVILIRPGDRIAADGKVVQGESSVNEAMLTGESLPVEKHIGDEVIGGSINQDGALHVSVTRVGSDSTLSKIIQFVEDAQGKKAPISKLADRVAGVFVPVVMAIALIAAILWLIAGQDFSFALRIFTSVLVIACPCALGLATPTAIMVGTGLGASHGILIRSGEALETAHKIDTVVLDKTGTVTEGKPAVTEVFPLGMAQEELVNIAVAVESNSAHPLAKAVLEYRGSSPYRTAEFENRSGLGLRAVLEDGRVVLTGSRRFLEQSKVDCSPLLERAGQLAAEGQTALLFAVDGRAAGLIGVADAIKPSSAEAIRRLREMGLHTVLLTGDSKAAAEQIGAQAGVDEIIAEVLPQDKAGKIQSLQSQGKQVMMVGDGINDAPALVQSDVGCAIGGGSDIAIESADLILMRSDLSDVSRAIRLSRLTIRNIKQNLFWAFCYNTIGIPIAAGALYLSHDLLLSPMFAGAAMSLSSICVVTNALRLRTKKL; translated from the coding sequence ATGCGCGAAGAACAGTATCGAATCGAAGGCATGCACTGTGCTGCATGCAGTTCCTCTGTGGAGCGGGTCACCCGGAAATTGCCCGGTGTGGAGCGCAGCGACGTAAACCTGACCACAGAGCTGATGACCATCTCCTATGACGAGTCCCAAGTGTCGCCGGAGCAGATCATCGCCAAAGTGGAAAAGGCCGGCTTTGTCTGCCGGCCCAAGGAGAAGGAGCAGGCGGAGGCATCCGTGGAAGAGGAGGCGGACCCCCTCCAGGCCAAGCGGCAGAACCTGATCGGCGCCGCAGTGACCACTGTGGTGCTCCTCTATGTGTCCATGGGCCAGATGCTGCCCACTCCCCTGCCGCTGCCGGACATTCTCTCCATGGTGACCCATCCGGTGAATTTTGCCATGGCGCAGTTGATCCTGACCATACCGGTGATGTGGTTTGGCCGGGACTTTCTGATCGGCGGCTTTAAGGCTCTCTTCCATCTGAACCCCAACATGGACTCCTTAGTGGCCATCGGCAGCACCTGCTCGTTCCTCTACAGCCTGGTGATGACCTTTTTGATCTCCGACATCCCCCACCATGTCCACCACCTCTACTATGAGTCGGCGGCGGTGGTGCTGACGCTGATCATGCTGGGCAAATTCCTGGAGAGCCGCAGCGTGCAGAAGACCAAAGGCGCCATCACCGCCCTCATGGAGCTCTCGCCGGATGTGGCCGTGCTGGCGCAGACCGGCGAGACCGTGCCCACCGATTCCCTGAAGGCAGGCGATGTGATCCTCATCCGGCCCGGCGACCGGATCGCCGCCGACGGCAAGGTGGTCCAGGGCGAAAGCAGCGTCAACGAGGCCATGCTCACCGGCGAAAGCCTGCCGGTGGAAAAGCACATCGGCGACGAGGTCATCGGCGGCAGCATCAACCAGGACGGCGCCCTCCACGTCTCCGTGACCCGGGTGGGCAGCGACTCCACGCTGTCGAAGATCATCCAGTTCGTAGAGGATGCCCAAGGGAAAAAGGCCCCGATTTCCAAGTTAGCGGACCGGGTGGCCGGCGTATTTGTCCCGGTGGTCATGGCCATTGCCCTGATCGCCGCCATCCTCTGGCTGATCGCCGGGCAGGACTTCTCCTTTGCCCTGCGCATCTTCACCTCCGTGCTGGTCATCGCCTGCCCCTGCGCCCTGGGGCTTGCAACGCCCACCGCCATCATGGTGGGCACGGGTCTGGGCGCTTCCCACGGCATATTGATCCGCAGCGGTGAAGCGCTGGAGACCGCCCACAAGATCGACACCGTGGTCCTGGATAAAACCGGCACAGTCACCGAGGGAAAGCCCGCCGTTACCGAGGTGTTCCCCCTTGGCATGGCGCAGGAGGAGCTGGTAAACATCGCCGTGGCGGTGGAGTCCAACTCCGCCCATCCTCTGGCAAAGGCGGTGTTGGAGTACCGCGGCAGCTCCCCCTATCGGACTGCGGAGTTTGAAAACCGCTCGGGCCTGGGCCTGCGAGCCGTGCTGGAGGACGGCCGGGTGGTGCTGACCGGCAGCCGCCGCTTCCTGGAGCAATCCAAGGTGGACTGCTCTCCCCTTCTGGAGCGGGCCGGGCAGCTGGCCGCAGAAGGCCAGACCGCGCTGCTCTTTGCCGTGGACGGCAGGGCTGCGGGCCTCATCGGCGTGGCAGACGCCATCAAGCCCTCCAGTGCGGAGGCCATCCGGCGCCTGCGTGAGATGGGCCTGCACACCGTGCTGCTCACTGGGGACAGCAAAGCCGCCGCGGAGCAGATCGGCGCCCAGGCCGGCGTGGACGAGATCATCGCCGAGGTCCTCCCCCAGGACAAGGCCGGTAAAATCCAGTCCCTTCAATCCCAGGGCAAGCAGGTCATGATGGTGGGCGACGGCATCAACGATGCCCCCGCCCTGGTTCAGTCCGACGTGGGCTGCGCCATCGGCGGCGGCAGCGACATCGCCATTGAGTCCGCGGATCTGATCCTGATGCGCAGCGACCTGAGCGACGTATCCCGGGCCATCCGCTTAAGCCGCCTCACCATCCGCAACATCAAGCAGAACCTCTTCTGGGCCTTCTGCTACAACACCATCGGCATCCCCATCGCGGCCGGCGCGCTGTATCTGAGTCACGACCTTCTGCTCTCGCCCATGTTCGCCGGCGCCGCCATGTCACTAAGCTCCATCTGCGTGGTCACCAACGCCCTGAGGTTGCGGACCAAAAAACTGTAA
- a CDS encoding aspartate/glutamate racemase family protein, which translates to MTTMYGGTASQGVVVGILMQDRQIPRIPGDVGNAFTYDFPVAFYTVEGSNGSRIIERTDYTLIEKFIEGARFLEAQGCRCISSSCGFVIAFQKQIAAAVDIPVITSGLLQVPMVARMLPPGKKVGILTANSDTLDPSHFLVPGVDESRIAVQGMQGTYFYDTFPRGAVSYVYEDIRRDIVDASLQLMREHPDVGAIVCEGTNFAPYTPAVNRATGVPIFDVATLIRFTVSGILRGMTDPFQNKLSYR; encoded by the coding sequence ATGACAACCATGTATGGAGGCACCGCCAGCCAGGGCGTTGTGGTGGGTATTTTGATGCAGGACCGGCAGATACCCCGGATTCCCGGAGATGTGGGCAACGCCTTTACCTATGATTTCCCGGTGGCCTTCTACACCGTGGAGGGCTCCAACGGCTCCCGGATCATCGAGCGAACCGACTACACGCTGATTGAAAAATTCATTGAGGGCGCCCGATTCCTGGAGGCCCAGGGCTGCCGGTGCATCTCCTCCAGCTGCGGCTTTGTCATTGCCTTCCAAAAGCAGATTGCCGCGGCGGTGGACATCCCGGTCATCACCTCCGGCCTGCTTCAGGTTCCCATGGTCGCCCGGATGCTGCCGCCCGGCAAAAAGGTGGGCATTCTCACCGCAAACTCCGATACCCTGGACCCCAGCCATTTCCTTGTCCCGGGGGTCGATGAAAGCCGCATCGCCGTCCAGGGCATGCAGGGCACCTATTTTTACGACACCTTCCCCCGAGGTGCAGTCAGCTATGTCTATGAGGACATCCGCAGAGACATCGTGGACGCCTCTTTGCAACTGATGCGGGAGCATCCCGACGTGGGAGCCATTGTCTGCGAGGGAACCAACTTCGCCCCCTACACCCCCGCGGTCAACCGGGCCACAGGCGTGCCCATTTTCGATGTGGCCACGCTGATCCGCTTTACCGTGTCCGGCATCCTGCGGGGGATGACGGATCCCTTTCAAAATAAGCTGAGCTATCGGTAG
- a CDS encoding helix-turn-helix domain-containing protein yields the protein MTLGEHIQQLRKAQGLSQEGLGAALGVSRQAVSKWETGQTLPDTANLLAMAELFGVSADELAIQKETDDAPAQEAPTSERGPLCFFLTPIAVALIVIAGMALWFILRPEPSGTVPNSSVPPVSSEAAGEALGDFTLCWDLGSGPEHLSLGQEGDFPFDTSLELTAREWVYGSDWGVDFHDATCGALYLTYFDADESVISKIETIGARYETPRGIGVGSPKADLLQAYGDELVYCMKEHGSDILVRHDCCYAFQTADTPSYSIVFYMQDGHVAGLRLENMFDAGIDAYAPDNISRFPVVDGEPDFSQRTEPEQEEIDETRAVYIAFQTLTTDANLSGEEQYQCRRTIFENLRYLDWPAYGQLGEAGQEIGTCEALTYWLETMGDLSQNEILGLQLGVQSNLDGFYTENYSRVLANAFFLYPIQFAQLLADNENSVEDSADVVMLTAYGSDLYPEQEAAAIEELRRYGLTGREGAWADFLIERMETPIGDAGQAVPPEGVY from the coding sequence ATGACATTGGGCGAACACATCCAACAGCTGCGCAAGGCGCAGGGACTGTCCCAGGAGGGCCTTGGCGCCGCGCTGGGTGTCAGCCGTCAGGCTGTCTCCAAATGGGAGACCGGCCAGACCTTGCCGGACACCGCCAATCTCCTGGCCATGGCCGAGCTGTTCGGCGTCTCCGCTGATGAACTGGCCATTCAAAAAGAAACCGATGATGCGCCCGCGCAGGAAGCCCCTACATCTGAGCGCGGTCCGCTCTGTTTTTTTCTCACGCCCATCGCCGTCGCCCTCATCGTGATTGCGGGGATGGCCCTCTGGTTCATCCTGCGGCCCGAACCCTCCGGCACGGTGCCCAACTCGTCTGTGCCGCCGGTCTCCTCCGAAGCGGCCGGTGAGGCTCTCGGCGACTTCACCCTCTGCTGGGACCTGGGCAGCGGTCCCGAGCACCTTTCCCTGGGGCAGGAGGGAGATTTTCCCTTCGATACCTCTTTGGAGCTCACAGCCCGGGAGTGGGTCTATGGCAGCGACTGGGGTGTGGACTTCCACGACGCCACCTGCGGCGCCCTCTACCTGACTTATTTTGACGCGGATGAATCGGTGATTTCCAAGATAGAGACCATCGGCGCGAGATACGAAACGCCCCGGGGCATCGGCGTGGGCAGCCCGAAGGCAGACCTCCTCCAGGCCTACGGGGATGAACTGGTCTACTGCATGAAGGAGCACGGCTCCGACATCCTGGTGCGCCACGACTGCTGCTATGCCTTTCAGACTGCGGATACCCCCAGCTACAGCATCGTCTTTTATATGCAGGACGGCCATGTGGCCGGTCTGCGGTTGGAGAACATGTTTGACGCCGGCATAGACGCCTACGCCCCGGACAACATCTCCCGCTTCCCGGTGGTGGATGGAGAACCGGACTTTTCCCAGCGGACCGAACCGGAACAGGAGGAGATCGACGAGACCCGGGCCGTGTACATCGCCTTCCAGACCCTGACCACCGACGCCAACCTGTCCGGTGAGGAGCAGTACCAGTGCCGCCGCACCATATTTGAAAACCTCCGCTACCTCGACTGGCCGGCCTACGGGCAGCTGGGAGAGGCGGGGCAGGAAATCGGCACCTGCGAAGCGCTGACCTATTGGCTGGAAACCATGGGCGATCTCAGCCAGAATGAGATTTTGGGTCTCCAGTTAGGCGTCCAGTCCAATCTGGATGGGTTTTATACGGAGAATTACTCCAGGGTGCTGGCCAACGCCTTCTTCCTCTACCCCATTCAGTTTGCCCAACTGTTGGCGGACAATGAAAATTCCGTGGAGGATTCCGCCGACGTGGTGATGCTCACTGCCTACGGCTCCGACCTCTATCCTGAGCAGGAGGCCGCGGCCATCGAGGAGCTTCGCCGTTACGGCCTCACCGGCCGGGAAGGCGCCTGGGCGGATTTTCTCATCGAGCGCATGGAGACCCCTATAGGCGATGCGGGGCAAGCTGTTCCGCCGGAAGGCGTCTATTGA
- a CDS encoding aspartate/glutamate racemase family protein, which yields MTIMRGGTASQGTPIGILMADTVSARIPGDVGNGFTYDFPVRFYTVKGATAERIVQGVDEGLLDAFLDGARFLEAEGCQAITTSCSMIAFQEQLASAVEIPVFTSSLIQASFAAQIIQPHKKVGILTDNARSLDPRCCVGYGLTEERIAIQGLEETRAYYPAFYSGADRYVYEEVEADVLWAAGKLMKEHPDIGAIVCEGTGLSPFSPAVSRMAGLPTFDIVTLIHLVASGTLRGMTSPFQNQLNGGETGVPPQWGRPPMGFVEAEKGGCV from the coding sequence ATGACCATCATGAGAGGCGGCACGGCCAGCCAGGGCACGCCCATCGGCATTCTGATGGCCGACACCGTGTCTGCCCGGATACCCGGCGACGTGGGCAATGGCTTTACCTATGACTTCCCGGTGCGGTTTTACACAGTGAAGGGCGCCACTGCGGAGCGGATCGTCCAGGGAGTGGATGAGGGGCTGTTAGACGCCTTTCTGGATGGGGCACGGTTTTTGGAAGCGGAGGGATGCCAGGCCATTACCACCAGTTGCTCCATGATCGCCTTTCAGGAGCAGCTGGCCTCGGCAGTGGAGATTCCTGTTTTCACCTCCAGCCTGATTCAGGCTTCCTTTGCGGCCCAGATCATCCAACCCCACAAAAAAGTCGGCATACTCACCGACAACGCCCGGTCGTTGGACCCGCGCTGCTGCGTCGGCTACGGCCTCACTGAAGAGCGCATCGCCATTCAGGGCCTGGAGGAGACCAGGGCCTACTATCCCGCCTTTTACAGCGGAGCCGACCGGTACGTCTATGAGGAGGTGGAGGCCGACGTGCTGTGGGCCGCCGGCAAGCTGATGAAGGAGCACCCGGACATCGGCGCCATCGTCTGCGAAGGGACTGGTCTGTCCCCCTTCTCTCCCGCCGTCAGCCGCATGGCCGGCCTGCCCACCTTCGACATTGTGACACTGATCCATCTGGTGGCCTCCGGCACCCTGCGGGGGATGACCTCTCCCTTTCAAAACCAGCTCAACGGCGGAGAGACCGGCGTGCCGCCCCAGTGGGGCAGGCCGCCCATGGGCTTTGTGGAAGCAGAGAAAGGGGGATGCGTATGA
- a CDS encoding response regulator transcription factor has translation MNRILIAEDEAPIANLVRTALEEAGYSCSWAPDGDRAADLLEKEMFDLVLLDIMLPRVNGYELLEYCQELDVPVIFLTAKGELQDRVKGLRMGAEDYITKPFELMELLARVETVLRRCGKSGRVISLMPDIEIDTASRVVRKNGAPVALTVKEYDLLLLFCQNRNVALYRDRIYERVWGEEYLGDSRTVDLHIQRLRRKLGLEDRLVAVYKVGYRLEV, from the coding sequence TTGAATAGAATCCTGATTGCGGAGGACGAGGCCCCCATTGCCAATCTGGTGCGCACGGCGCTGGAGGAGGCGGGGTACTCCTGCTCGTGGGCGCCTGACGGGGACAGGGCGGCGGACCTGCTGGAAAAAGAGATGTTTGACCTGGTGCTGCTGGACATCATGCTGCCCCGGGTGAATGGATATGAGCTGCTGGAATATTGCCAGGAGTTAGACGTGCCGGTCATTTTTCTAACCGCCAAGGGCGAGCTCCAGGACCGGGTGAAGGGCCTGCGCATGGGGGCGGAGGACTACATCACCAAGCCCTTTGAGCTGATGGAGCTGCTGGCCCGGGTGGAGACGGTGCTGCGCCGCTGCGGCAAGAGCGGGCGGGTGATCTCCCTGATGCCGGACATAGAGATCGACACCGCCTCCCGGGTGGTGAGAAAGAATGGGGCCCCGGTGGCACTCACTGTAAAGGAATATGACTTGCTGCTGCTCTTCTGCCAGAACCGGAACGTGGCCCTCTACCGGGACCGGATTTACGAGCGGGTCTGGGGCGAGGAATATTTGGGGGACAGCCGCACGGTGGACCTGCACATCCAGCGGCTGCGGCGGAAGTTAGGGCTGGAGGACCGGCTGGTGGCAGTATACAAAGTGGGGTATCGGCTGGAGGTGTGA
- a CDS encoding metal-sensing transcriptional repressor: MEDFCDCSRHKHREQPEYDALIRRLNRIEGQVRGIRGMVEKEAYCTDILTQVSAVQSALNAFSKELLGSHIKTCVVQDIQNGHTEVVDDLLTTIQKLMK; the protein is encoded by the coding sequence ATGGAAGACTTTTGCGACTGCAGCCGGCACAAGCACCGGGAACAGCCGGAGTACGACGCCCTGATCCGGCGGCTGAACCGGATTGAGGGCCAGGTGCGGGGCATCCGGGGCATGGTGGAGAAGGAGGCCTACTGCACGGACATCCTGACCCAGGTCTCCGCCGTCCAATCGGCGCTGAACGCCTTCTCCAAAGAGCTGTTGGGCAGCCATATCAAGACCTGCGTGGTGCAGGACATCCAAAACGGGCACACGGAGGTCGTGGACGACCTCCTGACCACCATACAAAAACTGATGAAATGA
- a CDS encoding sensor histidine kinase, which produces MRLFWKLFCSTVLITVLAFSLGSYFLIDSFFRSSLEREVTAVYEENDLLRYTLGREMDLYFPSVTKEDVATAASRLTITTSRGTVAFRLSDQDGNQLAGSGTLPMDSAMTATLEEGQRGWELRRGWGSYYIHAASPMAIGGGTLYLENCRKVGELFLTREEQYRTFFYLMLGLVAAVGLVSLSVSVVMLRPLGRLSAATKRMAAGELSERVAVKGDDELAQLSTDFNVMAARLEAQVEELKAAARRQEDFLNSFAHETKTPLTSIIGYADLLRSRPASPEQVRQSASYIFNEGRRMEALSRKLMDLIVLEKQDFVLRAAAMDSFLERVGGVLRPALEKQGIRLRLRAQAALVPIEPDLMETVCLNLLDNARKAISGPGLILLEGLEEEGGYCIRVTDTGKGIPPEDLSRITEAFYMVDKSRARAQGGAGLGLAVCQKIVALHGGTMEFRSIVGQGTQVRVHLKGGGEA; this is translated from the coding sequence ATGCGGCTCTTTTGGAAACTCTTTTGCTCCACGGTGCTCATCACCGTCCTGGCGTTCAGCTTAGGCAGCTATTTCCTCATCGACTCCTTCTTCCGCTCCTCTTTGGAGCGGGAGGTGACGGCGGTATATGAGGAAAACGATCTGCTGCGCTACACCTTGGGGCGGGAGATGGATTTGTACTTTCCCTCCGTCACCAAGGAGGACGTGGCCACGGCCGCCTCACGGCTGACCATCACCACCTCCCGGGGGACCGTGGCCTTTCGCCTCAGCGACCAGGATGGGAACCAGCTGGCCGGCAGCGGGACGCTGCCCATGGACTCCGCCATGACCGCTACGCTGGAGGAGGGCCAGCGGGGCTGGGAGCTGAGGCGGGGCTGGGGCAGTTATTATATCCATGCGGCAAGCCCCATGGCCATCGGCGGCGGCACGCTCTACCTGGAGAACTGCCGGAAGGTGGGAGAACTGTTTCTCACACGGGAGGAGCAGTACAGGACCTTTTTCTACCTGATGCTGGGCCTTGTGGCGGCAGTGGGGCTGGTCTCACTGTCGGTATCCGTGGTGATGCTGCGCCCTCTTGGGCGGCTGTCGGCGGCCACTAAGCGGATGGCGGCGGGGGAGCTTTCCGAACGGGTGGCCGTGAAGGGCGACGACGAGCTCGCTCAGCTCTCCACGGACTTCAACGTGATGGCGGCCCGTCTGGAGGCCCAGGTGGAGGAACTGAAGGCGGCGGCCCGGCGGCAGGAGGACTTCCTCAACAGCTTTGCCCACGAGACAAAGACGCCTCTGACCTCCATCATCGGCTATGCGGACCTGCTGCGCTCCCGCCCGGCCTCGCCGGAGCAGGTCCGCCAGAGCGCCAGCTATATCTTCAACGAGGGGCGGCGGATGGAGGCGCTGTCCCGGAAGCTGATGGACCTGATCGTGCTGGAAAAGCAGGACTTTGTCCTCCGGGCGGCGGCCATGGACTCTTTTTTGGAGCGTGTGGGCGGCGTGCTGCGGCCGGCCCTGGAAAAGCAGGGCATCCGGCTGCGCCTCCGCGCCCAGGCCGCCCTTGTGCCCATTGAGCCGGATTTGATGGAGACGGTCTGCCTCAACCTGCTGGACAACGCCCGCAAGGCCATCTCCGGCCCCGGCCTCATCCTGTTGGAGGGCCTTGAGGAGGAGGGGGGCTACTGCATCCGGGTGACGGACACAGGGAAGGGCATTCCCCCCGAGGACCTGAGCCGCATCACCGAGGCTTTTTATATGGTGGATAAGTCCCGGGCCCGGGCCCAGGGCGGCGCTGGGCTGGGGCTTGCTGTGTGCCAGAAGATCGTGGCGCTCCACGGCGGGACCATGGAATTTCGCAGCATAGTGGGCCAGGGCACTCAGGTGCGGGTCCACCTGAAAGGGGGCGGGGAGGCATGA
- a CDS encoding M15 family metallopeptidase produces MAENRMMRYEEEIPDREYFVAPRRARRRRRISYRTLLLCAVLFLSGLLLGRALAAEVDIEGGSHLGGTSAGPEPVQAIAPVVDQKKDPEEWQLLLVNKDHLLNEDYKIPEMTKLRNGHSVDSRIYPDLQRMMDDARAAGLQPLICSSYRTWDKQEELFQRKVNYYLQQGCGRQEAEEKASAWVARPGTSEHQAGLAVDIVDVAYQMLDEQQEQTEVQQWLMEHCAEYGFILRYPTDKSDLTGVSYEPWHYRYVGKEAAAEIMEQGLCLEEYLSGQDDVS; encoded by the coding sequence ATGGCTGAGAATAGAATGATGCGATATGAAGAAGAGATCCCGGATCGGGAGTACTTTGTTGCGCCGCGGCGCGCACGCCGCCGTCGGCGCATCTCCTACAGGACGCTGCTGCTGTGCGCGGTGCTGTTTTTGAGCGGGCTCCTGTTAGGGCGCGCCCTGGCGGCGGAAGTGGATATAGAAGGCGGATCCCACTTGGGCGGGACCTCCGCCGGCCCGGAACCGGTACAGGCCATTGCGCCGGTGGTGGATCAGAAGAAGGACCCGGAGGAGTGGCAGCTGCTGCTGGTCAACAAGGACCATCTTCTGAACGAGGACTATAAGATACCGGAGATGACAAAGCTGCGCAACGGCCACAGCGTGGACAGCCGTATCTATCCCGACCTCCAGCGGATGATGGACGACGCAAGGGCGGCGGGGCTCCAGCCCCTGATCTGCTCCTCCTATCGCACATGGGACAAGCAGGAGGAACTTTTTCAAAGAAAGGTGAACTACTACCTCCAGCAGGGCTGCGGCCGGCAGGAGGCGGAGGAAAAGGCCTCCGCCTGGGTGGCGCGCCCTGGAACCAGTGAGCATCAGGCGGGCCTTGCGGTGGACATCGTGGATGTTGCCTACCAGATGCTGGATGAGCAGCAGGAGCAGACCGAGGTGCAGCAGTGGCTGATGGAACACTGCGCGGAGTACGGCTTCATCCTCCGCTACCCCACGGACAAGAGCGACCTGACCGGCGTCTCCTATGAGCCGTGGCATTACCGGTATGTGGGGAAGGAAGCCGCTGCGGAGATTATGGAACAGGGCCTCTGCCTGGAGGAGTACTTAAGCGGGCAGGATGATGTTTCCTGA